The following proteins come from a genomic window of Amaranthus tricolor cultivar Red isolate AtriRed21 chromosome 14, ASM2621246v1, whole genome shotgun sequence:
- the LOC130800210 gene encoding uncharacterized protein LOC130800210 — protein sequence MNKSKLPISWLSRLILSKSHQTHKPYSQIHHFSHQNPISVIRPISSTIPTLKSPFKTHHFRNFSIQADEEAALRSLLLDIEEEKHKEREAKKKAGILIDEAAEEEDYLGVTPLIEKLEAQDAKKHVVHNKRSFDKDSDDDLDDGEDSDDPEVIATRKKQDLINAKKLARFEDLTEGLNRSKTMGESLKWMKKIDKFEEKHSHLRLEYRVIGELLDRFRKATSKDKFMLAQKLNRAMRLVEWKEKFDPKDPVNYGVIGRRDANIDESMADEVQREKPMVEGTDDEEEDFDDMKERDDILLAKLNDIDKNLEEKLAALSHTFGKKGKLLEEEIRELAEKRNSLTEKIRKPMYRKGFDTILINLNRTCKVTKGGQVVKYSAIVACGNYNGVVGFAKAKGPKIPVALQKAREKSFQNLHYIERYENHTIAHAIQTKYKRTKLYLWPAQASTGMIAGKTVSSVLNLAGFKNVKSKVVGSRNPYNTVKAILLALNAIETPKDVQEKFGRSVVETQLL from the exons ATGAACAAATCAAAGTTACCCATTTCATGGTTATCTCGTTTAATCCTCTCTAAATCCCACCAAACCCATAAACCCTACTCCCAAATTCACCATTTTTCTCATCAAAATCCAATCTCTGTCATCCGTCCAATTTCTTCAACAATACCCACATTGAAATCCCCATTtaaaacccaccattttcgcaATTTTTCCATCCAAGCTGATGAAGAAGCTGCACTCAGAAGCCTATTGCTTGACATAGAGGAAGAGAAGCATAAAGAAAGAGAAGCCAAGAAAAAAGCTGGGATCTTGATTGATGAAGCAGCTGAAGAAGAAGATTATTTGGGTGTTACTCCTTTGATTGAGAAATTAGAGGCACAAGATGCTAAAAAGCATGTTGTGCATAATAAAAGGAGCTTTGATAAGGatagtgatgatgatttagATGATGGTGAAGATTCGGATGATCCTGAAGTTATTGCAACAAGGAAGAAGCAAGATTTGATTAATGCCAAGAAGTTAGCTCGATTTGAGGATTTGACTGAGGGTTTAAACCGTTCGA AAACCATGGGTGAATCCTTGAAATGGATGAAGAAGATCGATAAGTTTGAGGAGAAGCATTCGCATCTTCGTTTGGAGTACAGGGTCATTGGTGAGTTGCTTGATCGTTTCAGGAAAGCTACCAGTAAAGACAAGTTTATGCTTGCTCAGAAGTTGAACAGGGCTATGAGATTGGTAGAGTGGAAGGAAAAGTTTGATCCTAAAGATCCGGTCAATTATGGCGTCATCGGTAGGCGGGATGCGAATATAGATGAATCCATGGCAGATGAAGTTCAGAGAGAAAAGCCAATGGTAGAAGGTACggacgatgaagaagaagattttGATGACATGAAGGAGAGGGATGATATACTTCTTGCAAAGCTTAATGATATTGACAAAAACCTAGAAGAGAAATTAGCAGCATTGAGTCATACGTTTGGAAAGAAAGGAAAACTTTTGGAAGAAGAAATTAGGGAACTGGCCGAGAAGAGAAATTCATTGACGGAAAAGATAAGAAAACCGATGTACAGGAAA GGTTTTGACACAATATTAATTAATCTGAACCGGACATGCAAAGTAACAAAG GGTGGTCAAGTGGTTAAGTATTCAGCAATCGTAGCATGTGGGAATTATAATGGTGTTGTGGGTTTTGCAAAAGCGAAAGGTCCAAAAATTCCCGTTGCCCTTCAGAAG GCGCGTGAGAAAAGCTTTCAGAATCTGCATTACATCGAGAGATATGAGAACCATACAATTGCACATGCTATACAAACAAAATACAAGAGAACCAAG TTGTATCTATGGCCCGCGCAAGCTTCAACGGGTATGATAGCGGGGAAAACTGTCTCGTCGGTATTGAACTTGGCTGGCTTCAAGAATGTCAAATCTAAG GTTGTTGGTTCAAGAAATCCGTACAACACCGTTAAGGCCATCTTACTAGCATTAAACGCG ATTGAAACTCCTAAAGATGTTCAAGAGAAGTTCGGTCGATCTGTTGTTGAAACCCAACTCCTATAG
- the LOC130800206 gene encoding acyl-coenzyme A thioesterase 2, chloroplastic-like yields the protein MMENNSNSSSSNFISVYSSLPNPFEKSENDGSGTHKPLSLWPGIYHSPVTIALWETRSKIFEIMYDPLVDHPPQTHLLTKTPSQSRMTILYNFSSDFILREQYRDPWNEIRIGKLLEDLDALAGTISVKHCSDDDFTTRPLLLVTASVNRIVLKKPISVDSDLRISGSVIWVGWSSIEIQLDVSQASEGSAGSDSVALTANFIFVARDSKTRKAAPVNRLSPETETEKSLFQDAETRSKFRKTKREQRLKDCAKGEVDDRLAALLSEGRIFCDMPALADRNSILLRDTRLANSLICQPQQRNIHGRIFGGFLMHRAFELAFSTAYAFAGVRPSFLEVDHVDFLKPVDVGDFLRFKSCVLFTELEDPEHPLINVEVEAHVTRPELRSSEVSNTFYFTFTICREAKAEKNKIVIYNVVAATEEEARHILDRKDTKA from the exons atgatgGAGAACAATtctaattcatcatcatcaaatttcATATCAGTTTATTCAAGTTTACCAAACCCATTTGAGAAAAGTGAAAATGATGGAAGTGGGACCCACAAGCCTTTAAGTTTATGGCCTGGAATTTATCATTCACCAGTAACAATTGCTTTATGGGAAACAAGATCAAAGATATTTGAAATAATGTATGATCCATTAGTTGATCATCCTCCACAAACCCATTTGCTTACTAAGACTCCTTCTCAATCTAGAATGACTATTCTTTATAATTTCTCATCTGATTTTATCCTTAGAGAACAGTATAGGGATCCTTGGAATGAAATTAGGATTGGGAAGTTGCTTGAAGATCTTGATGCTCTTGCTGGTACTATCTCTGTTAAG CATTGTTCTGACGATGACTTCACTACAAGGCCGTTGTTGCTGGTCACTGCTTCTGTCAACAGGATTGTGTTGAAGAAACCGATCAGTGTAGACAGCGATTTGAGAATCTCTGGCTCGGTCATATGGGTAGGATGGTCCTCAATCGAGATTCAGCTTGACGTTAGTCAGGCCTCTGAAG GCTCTGCTGGTTCAGATTCAGTTGCTCTTACAGCTAACTTCATCTTTGTGGCTCGAGACTCAAAGACCCGGAAAGCTGCTCCAGTTAACAGGCTCTCGCCTGAAACAGAAACGGAAAAAAGCCTGTTCCAAGACGCGGAAACTAGAAGCAAATTCAGGAAAACAAAACGAGAACAAAGACTAAAGGATTGTGCCAAGGGTGAAGTAGATGATCGATTAGCAGCCCTTTTATCGGAGGGGCGAATATTTTGTGATATGCCAGCGCTAGCTGATCGAAACAGCATTCTTTTGAGGGATACGCGACTTGCAAACTCGTTGATATGTCAGCCACAACAGAGAAACATTCATGGTAGGATCTTTGGAGGCTTTCTGATGCACAGAGCATTTGAGCTTGCTTTCTCTACTGCTTATGCATTTGCTGGTGTGAGGCCGTCCTTTCTAGAAGTTGATCATGTCGACTTTTTGAAACCC GTTGATGTTGgtgattttttgcgttttaaatCATGTGTTCTCTTCACGGAACTAGAAGATCCAGAACATCCTTTGATAAATGTGGAGGTTGAAGCTCATGTTACAAGGCCTGAATTGAGGTCAAGTGAG GTATCCAACACATTCTACTTCACATTCACAATATGTCGAGAAGCAAAAGCCGAGAAAAATAAGATCGTTATATACAATGTCGTAGCAGCTACCGAAGAAGAAGCACGCCATATCTTAGATCGAAAGGACACCAAAGCTTAG
- the LOC130800207 gene encoding FRIGIDA-like protein 3, whose translation MEDTQSVSVLIDSTTSKIQQLQKAFAELESHRAVSLNLKWKELEAHFHGLEKSLKRRFHELEDQEKEYESKTVEAQEIIEKRKAAVVAKEQASLVRLQEKRDAAVSAIANARDKQRRVSCEEYSVASTESQGGTMVDTPTESMISEITSECTSGAAEDGSPEVQSADNGNGEVTSYPELVKLCGEMNTEGLHDFISDNRKNLASMREEIPQALKAATDPARLVLDSLNNFYRGDVTNLDAKKDSNLLGLRRTCIMLMECLSDLFLSLDAASVSKIVSANVKARAKAIAEAWKPKLNELDIEAGSGNSLEAHAFLQLLSTFSIASDFDAEELIKLVPLVSRRRQAADLCRSLGLSNKMAGVIEVLINSGRQIDAVNLAFQFELTEQFPPVPLLHSYLKEAKKVLSPAKPGNASPSSPNAQNNEVNERELGALKAVLKCVEDHKLEDQFPVDTLAKRVLQLEKAKAEKKRATEVTKPQSKRPRATNVGYGPRVTNISANTSPYAARLTDRYPPQYVFDNRPTYVYTTGPPTDNHCPPVLGAPAYGFPPGHGNYYGNGYQYQGPPYLH comes from the exons ATGGAAGATACTCAGTCTGTTTCGGTGCTCATAGATTCTACGACTTCTAAGATTCAACAGCTTCAGAAGGCATTTGCTGAGCTTGAAAGTCATCGAGCTGTTTCCTTAAATTTGAAATGGAAAGAGCTGGAAGCCCATTTTCATGGTCTGGAAAAGTCACTGAAGAGACGCTTTCATGAGCTGGAAGATCAGGAAAAGGAATATGAATCAAAGACAGTTGAAGCACAAGAGATTATAGAGAAGCGTAAAGCAGCTGTTGTAGCAAAGGAGCAGGCTTCTCTAGTGAGGCTGCAGGAGAAGAGAGATGCTGCTGTGTCTGCCATTGCAAATGCTAGAGACAAGCAGCGGAGAGTATCATGTGAAGAATACTCTGTGGCCTCCACTGAAAGCCAAGGTGGAACCATGGTTGACACACCAACTGAGTCTATGATATCTGAGATAACTTCTGAATGTACTAGTGGAGCAGCGGAAGATGGAAGTCCAGAAGTACAGTCAGCTGATAATGGAAATGGGGAGGTGACATCTTATCCAGAGCTTGTCAAACTATGCGGAGAGATGAACACTGAGGGTCTTCATGATTTTATATCTGACAACCGTAAGAACCTTGCTTCAATGAGGGAGGAAATACCACAGGCTTTGAAAGCTGCCACTGACCCTGCTCGTTTGGTTCTCGATTCTCTGAATAACTTCTACCGTGGTGATGTGACAAATTTGGATGCTAAAAAGGATTCCAATCTTTTGGGTCTTCGCCGAACATGCATCATGTTGATGGAGTGTCTTAGTGATCTATTTCTGAGTTTGGATGCTGCATCAGTTTCCAAAATAGTCTCTGCAAATGTCAAGGCACGAGCAAAAGCTATTGCTGAAGCATGGAAGCCAAAGCTGAATGAACTTGACATTGAAGCTGGCAGTGGAAATTCCTTGGAGGCTCATGCATTTTTACAACTTTTATCTACATTCTCTATTGCCTCTGACTTTGATGCAGAAGAGCTGATCAAACTTGTTCCTTTAGTATCACGTCGTCGCCAAGCTGCTGATCTCTGCCGTTCACTTGGGTTGTCTAACAAAATGGCAG GTGTAATTGAAGTTCTGATAAACAGCGGCAGACAAATTGATGCTGTTAATTTGGCCTTCCAATTTGAGCTGACAGAGCAGTTTCCACCTGTGCCTTTACTGCATTCCTATTTGAAGGAAGCAAAAAAAGTTCTTTCTCCTGCGAAACCCGGAAATGCATCCCCTTCATCTCCTAATGCTCAG AATAATGAAGTGAATGAACGAGAGCTTGGTGCCTTGAAAGCTGTCTTAAAATGTGTGGAAGACCACAAGCTCGAAGATCAATTCCCTGTGGACACTCTGGCCAAACGCGTACTCCAGCTTGAGAAGGCGAAAGCAGAAAAGAAACGGGCAACTGAAGTTACTAAACCTCAATCCAAGAGACCCCGTGCTACTAACGTAGGGTATGGACCTCGCGTCACTAACATCTCTGCCAACACTTCTCCCTATGCCGCCAGGCTAACTGACAGGTACCCTCCTCAGTACGTGTTCGACAACAGACCCACCTATGTTTACACCACTGGACCCCCAACTGACAATCACTGCCCCCCTGTATTGGGGGCTCCAGCTTACGGCTTTCCTCCGGGTCACGGTAATTACTACGGTAATGGTTATCAGTACCAGGGCCCTCCTTATCTTCACTAG
- the LOC130800205 gene encoding mediator of RNA polymerase II transcription subunit 19a, which yields MDSEGRKFGRGPRELTGAVDLITHYKLIPHHEFFCKKSLPVSIADTYYLHNVVGDTEIRKGEGMQLDQLTTSYSLDGVTRIRPFDLDSLREAFHLRETTPVELPPSEKGVPTIAGKSKSESKEKERKHKKHKDRDKEKDKEHKKHKHRHKDRSKDKDKDKDKKKDKSGLHDSSGEHSKKHHDKKRKHDGDEDVNDIHRHKKSKHKSSKLDEMGVIKVAG from the exons ATGGATTCTGAAGGCAGGAAGTTTGGAAGAG GTCCGAGAGAGCTTACAGGTGCCGTTGATCTGATAACTCATTACAAATTGATACCGCATCACGAGTTTTTTTGCAAGAAGTCTCTTCCTGTATCAATTGCAGACACATATTATCTTCACAATGTGGTTGGGGACACGGAAATCAGGAAGGGTGAAGGAATGCAGTTGGATCAGTTAACGACATCATATTCACTGGATGGAGTTACACGCATACGGCCCTTTGATTTAGATTCTCTGAGAGAAGCCTTTCATTTAAGGGAAACAACCCCTGTTGAGTTACCTCCT TCAGAGAAAGGGGTACCGACAATTGCAGGAAAATCTAAAAGCGAGTCGAAAGAAAAGGAGAGAAAGCACAAAAAGCACAAGGACAGGGACAAAGAGAAGGACAAAGAACATAAGAAGCACAAGCACCGCCATAAAGACCGGAGTAAAGACAAGGACAAAGATAAGGACAAGAAAAAGGATAAAAGCGGGCTTCATGATTCCAGCGGTGAACATTCAAAGAAACACCATGATAAG AAGAGGAAGCATGATGGTGATGAAGATGTTAATGACATTCATAGACATAAAAAGAGTAAG CATAAAAGCTCAAAATTAGATGAGATGGGTGTAATAAAGGTTGCTGGGTGA